CGCGTTGCTGGTCATGCGTACCCTCGTTCCGCTCCCCAGGAGCCCCCGGGCGGGGACTCGGAACCGGGCCGCCCGGGTGAGCGGCCCCGCATGTCGCGCCTGTGTTTCCGCAGTTCACGGAAGTGTGCGATGAGAGAAATCCGCCGCAGGCTAACCCACGGAAGCGGGCGGAAACAAAGCCTCGCGTCACGTCGTGCACACAGGAATTCCCGATGTCGCACACCATGCATACATGGCGGAAAGGCGGGTACCCGACACAGTTTCGCCCGGGACGGCGCCTTCGCCGTCCCGGGCGATCCCGGAGTGTCCAGGACCCGGTTCCCCGGGCCCGCCTCAGGCGACCTCGGCCCCCAGCAGCCCGGTCCGCAGCCTCTGCATCATGCGGCTGATCAACCGGGACACGTGCATCTGCGAGATGCCGAGCTCCCGGCCGATCTCCGCCTGCGTGCGCTCCTCGACGAACCGCAGATGGATGATCCGCCGTTCCCTGTCGTCCAGCTCGGCGATGAGCGGCGCCAGTGAGTGGAAGTCCTCCACCAGTTCCAGGGCCGGCTCCTCCGTGCCGATGAAGTCGGCCAGCACCGACTCGCCGTCCACGCCGCCGTCGAAGGTCAGGGCCGCGTCCAGGGAGGCGGACGTGTAGCAGTTGGAGGCCTTGCGCGCCTCGATGACCTCCTCCTCGGACAGCGACATCAGCTGGGACAGCTCGCGCGTGGTGGGCATCCGGCCCAGCCGCGTCTGCAACTCCTCCGTCGCCTTCGCCAGTTCGACCCGGGCCTCCTGGAGGCGGCGCGGCACGTGCACCGCCCAGCTCGTGTCGC
The window above is part of the Streptomyces sp. NBC_00425 genome. Proteins encoded here:
- a CDS encoding RNA polymerase sigma factor SigF — translated: MDAVTVEAATATAERAGADDPCAAVPFIDMPAQVSPRDARELSRRFFDRLAVVEEGTHEYQYVRNTLIEMNLSLVRYAASRFRGRGDAMEDIVQVGTIGLIKAIDRFELTREVEFTSFAVPYIVGEIKRFFRDTSWAVHVPRRLQEARVELAKATEELQTRLGRMPTTRELSQLMSLSEEEVIEARKASNCYTSASLDAALTFDGGVDGESVLADFIGTEEPALELVEDFHSLAPLIAELDDRERRIIHLRFVEERTQAEIGRELGISQMHVSRLISRMMQRLRTGLLGAEVA